From the Sphaeramia orbicularis unplaced genomic scaffold, fSphaOr1.1, whole genome shotgun sequence genome, one window contains:
- the LOC115416025 gene encoding zinc finger CCCH domain-containing protein 3-like — MIKFVFCVLQCKKKHTLVCPDFTKTGVCPRGVRCKLQHRHPSKRSAGPAPDASGPPKRTRTKETSRRPRVSVASPVRLQTDPQTPPTGHLELPSFISLCSSPEDADAPNIEQSQEVKGKSLQIKPRL, encoded by the exons atgatcaaatttgtgTTTTGTGTCCTTCAGTGTAAGAAGAAACACACTCTGGTGTGTCCAGACTTCACCAAGACGGGCGTGTGTCCACGAGGCGTTCGCTGTAAACTGCAGCATCGACATCCATCCAAACGCAGCGCCGGCCCCGCCCCCGACGCCAGCGGTCCACCAAAGAGAACCCGGACCAAGGAGACCAGCAGGAG ACCCCGTGTGTCGGTGGCGTCTCCTGTGCGTCTTCAGACCGACCCCCAAACGCCCCCTACTGGTCATCTGGAGCTGCCGTCCTTCATCTCCCTCTGCAGCTCTCCAGAGGATGCCGACGCCCCCAACATcgaacagagccaggaggtcaaag GAAAGTCTCTGCAGATCAAGCCTCGTCTTTAG